Below is a window of Synergistaceae bacterium DNA.
ACTGCGTTCTTTGTGATGGGAACGATACGGGAAAGGAACATTGCCGAGGGAGAGTCCCAGCTTGCGTCAAAAAATTATGCGGAAGCATTTGAAGCATTTAAGAAGGCAGACAAATTCAGCCTCAGGCCAGACAGGCGGGTTATCAATGGTCTTGCCCGGAGCTCCATCGGCCTTGAAGATTATGACTCAGCCCGGAAGTATTATGAACTGGCTGTAAAGCTGGACCCAAATGATGCAGAATCACGCCATACTCTGGGACTCCTATGCATACGAGCCAAGGATTACGAGGCTGCGG
It encodes the following:
- a CDS encoding tetratricopeptide repeat protein; the protein is MKKHIGKFMTVLIVLLAIVLLCGTAFFVMGTIRERNIAEGESQLASKNYAEAFEAFKKADKFSLRPDRRVINGLARSSIGLEDYDSARKYYELAVKLDPNDAESRHTLGLLCIRAKDYEAADKQISALRAINTQESLHYADNLVKEKQTGMVKGFFLDLFKKIAPGVPNIPGLTEENPVSPDTESEDNGI